In a single window of the Elaeis guineensis isolate ETL-2024a chromosome 4, EG11, whole genome shotgun sequence genome:
- the LOC105043598 gene encoding pectinesterase 2-like, with amino-acid sequence MPRPTPSSSTMHLIRSFLPLLTLIFSLPSLSLSSPDFKPVEWWCHNTPHPGACRYYLAYPKPPEQPKDEDQFFKLHLQVTYDLTARAVSHLGSLGRRCGTKPEKKAWVDCWKLYGNTVLQLNRTLHHPKSTFTALDSQTWLSASLTNLETCRKGFSDLGASTEIIHPVMHYNLSDLISNCLAINQPNATTKSTATLDAPSFTTTANRKLLQLSSRPNFIVAQDGSGNFRTIQGALDAATALRSSTTSGGRIVIQVKAGVYNEHLQVLSSLSDLTMVGDGKGKTIITGSRSVASGFTTFSSATFSVFGDGFIARDITFRNTFGPGSQAVALLSGSDRSVFYRCSIEGYQDTLCVFTQRQFYRECDIYGTVDFIFGNAAVVLQNCNIFARRPRQGEANVITAQGRTDPNQNTGIVIHSSTISPAAELLAVRGTVSSYLGRPWQQYSRTVYLRNSIDSIIDPAGWLPFNGNFALNTLYYAEFGNTGPGSTLSGRVRWLGYHVISRPALVRQFSVGRFIAGRQWIPSTGVPFNALI; translated from the exons ATGCCTCGTCCCACTCCCTCATCATCAACCATGCATCTCATCCGATCATTCCTACCATTACTCACTCTCATTTTCTCTCTCCCATCTCTTTCCCTCTCCTCCCCCGACTTCAAACCCGTCGAATGGTGGTGCCACAACACTCCCCACCCAGGGGCCTGCCGCTACTATCTGGCCTACCCCAAACCCCCAGAACAACCCAAGGACGAAGACCAATTCTTCAAGCTCCACCTCCAGGTCACCTACGACCTCACCGCCCGCGCCGTGAGCCACCTCGGCAGCCTCGGACGTCGGTGCGGCACGAAGCCCGAGAAGAAGGCCTGGGTCGACTGCTGGAAGCTCTACGGCAACACCGTCCTCCAGCTCAACCGCACCCTCCACCACCCCAAGTCCACCTTCACCGCCCTCGACTCCCAGACCTGGCTCAGTGCCAGCCTCACAAACCTCGAGACCTGCCGCAAGGGCTTCTCTGACCTGGGCGCCTCCACAGAGATCATCCACCCAGTCATGCACTACAACCTCTCCGACCTCATCAGCAACTGCCTCGCCATCAACCAGCCCAATGCCACCACCAAAAGCACCGCCACCCTCGACGCCCCGAGCTTCACAACGACCGCCAACCGGAAGCTACTACAACTTTCATCTCGGCCCAATTTCATCGTGGCACAAGACGGCTCCGGCAACTTCCGGACTATCCAAGGGGCTCTTGATGCCGCTACGGCGTTGCGGTCTAGCACAACGAGCGGGGGCAGGATAGTGATTCAAGTGAAGGCGGGAGTGTATAATGAGCACTTACAGGTACTGAGCAGTCTGAGTGATCTCACCATGGTCGGCGATGGCAAGGGGAAGACAATAATTACCGGGAGCCGGAGCGTGGCTTCAGGCTTCACCACCTTTAGCTCCGCAACTTTCA GTGTGTTTGGCGATGGATTTATAGCTAGAGACATCACATTTCGCAACACATTCGGTCCAGGATCTCAAGCAGTGGCGCTGTTATCAGGATCCGATCGATCGGTATTTTATCGATGCAGCATCGAAGGATACCAAGACACTCTCTGTGTCTTCACTCAGAGGCAATTCTACCGAGAATGCGACATCTACGGCACCGTCGACTTCATCTTCGGCAACGCGGCGGTGGTGCTCCAGAACTGCAACATTTTCGCCAGAAGGCCACGGCAGGGCGAGGCAAACGTGATCACTGCACAGGGCCGGACCGACCCGAACCAAAACACCGGCATCGTGATCCACTCCTCCACCATCAGCCCGGCGGCCGAACTCCTGGCGGTGCGCGGAACGGTCAGCTCATACCTCGGCCGGCCATGGCAGCAATACTCGAGGACTGTGTACCTCCGGAACTCCATCGATAGCATCATCGATCCAGCCGGGTGGCTGCCGTTCAACGGCAATTTTGCATTGAATACACTGTACTATGCCGAGTTCGGGAACACCGGGCCGGGGTCGACGCTGTCGGGGCGAGTGAGGTGGCTGGGGTACCACGTGATCTCGCGGCCGGCGTTGGTGAGGCAGTTCAGTGTGGGGCGGTTCATAGCCGGCAGGCAGTGGATACCGTCGACCGGCGTGCCGTTTAATGCACTTATTTGA